The genome window CACGCGTTCCTGCCCCTGCTGCAGCGGTCCACCGCGCCGGTCGTGGTCAACGTCAGCAGCGGCCTGGGCTCGCTCACCCGCGTTGCCACCCCGGGCACGCCGGCGTACGCCTACCCCGGTGTCGCCTATCCGACGTCGAAGGCCGCGGTCAACATGATCACCGTGCAGTACGCGAAGGCGTTCCCGGACATGCGGATCAACGCTGTGGAGCCCGGCTACACCGCGACGGACCTGAACGGCAACACGGGCACGCAGACCGTCGAGGAGGGCTCCGAGATCATCGTCCGGATGGCACAGGTCGGGCCCGACGGCCCCACCGGAGGGTACTTCGACGCTGCCGGACCTCTTCCCTGGTGAGTGCGCGTCACCTTGCCGGTGCCCTGGAGACCGGCCGACTCCGGG of Streptomyces cynarae contains these proteins:
- a CDS encoding SDR family NAD(P)-dependent oxidoreductase — its product is MTTTLITGANKGLGHETARRLLAAGHTVYIGSRDADRGRRAAERLGARTVLIDVTDDSSVAAAAKAIEADGGLDVLVNNAGIELRGQANTVTDAAGTTADLMRRLFETNVFGLVRVTHAFLPLLQRSTAPVVVNVSSGLGSLTRVATPGTPAYAYPGVAYPTSKAAVNMITVQYAKAFPDMRINAVEPGYTATDLNGNTGTQTVEEGSEIIVRMAQVGPDGPTGGYFDAAGPLPW